One window of Candidatus Leptovillus gracilis genomic DNA carries:
- a CDS encoding CHAT domain-containing protein — translation MSEYYTYRIRLNTDNFVRVEKRSPAGAVLGEPSGQFRYTGDLKATIDRLTQKAYANELKDDEPIKQLGEALFEALFDDVLRNDFVSLYNTAVHQESSLLRLELDINEALMPAVAALPWEFLRLPLKANLGTLWLGSAPDVIFSRRRQQWFMPRPIQLSANEKLRIALAVAAPADLGKVEYEKVVAGLKKLVESQPDKFDLLPVVTDADADKIDQLLAQNPHIFHFIGHGRLPAGDHTEGQIALVDGIFGEAYWVDADFFSDLLNTHRPGVVVLQACEGGMLSASQAFVGVASRIVQQNIPVVVAMQYEVSNTTAVRFAVKFYQNLAEGYPVDWAAQNGRRAIALNTQYKSRDFATPVLFMRVADGQLFTRPSSNSQGSPMAVTPVAGDTIGGPQAPVPLTAEAASLPKLIADKFDLEGIRTLCEAVGVDFEDLGSPSKTAKAQDLFGKAERIYRLDALAKAMVTTTPGLLPHIKANLYVFMERLKSRELTSVCQELRLDCVALKLDSAGLLGYEANKYIRTERTKGLQDFMVSNGRYPELVQAVKKYLPSVDFTLFEM, via the coding sequence ATGAGTGAGTATTACACCTACCGTATCCGCCTCAATACCGATAACTTCGTGCGCGTGGAAAAACGCAGCCCGGCCGGCGCCGTTCTCGGTGAACCATCCGGTCAGTTCCGCTACACCGGCGATCTGAAAGCCACCATTGACAGGCTGACCCAAAAAGCCTACGCCAACGAGCTAAAAGACGACGAACCGATCAAGCAGTTGGGTGAAGCATTGTTTGAAGCGTTGTTTGACGATGTTTTGCGCAACGATTTTGTCTCGCTTTACAACACGGCCGTTCACCAGGAAAGCAGCCTGCTCCGCCTGGAATTGGACATTAACGAAGCGCTGATGCCGGCCGTGGCCGCCTTGCCGTGGGAGTTTTTGCGCCTGCCACTTAAGGCCAACCTGGGTACGCTCTGGTTGGGCAGCGCCCCCGACGTTATTTTTTCCCGGCGGCGGCAGCAGTGGTTCATGCCCCGGCCGATTCAACTGAGCGCCAACGAAAAGCTCCGCATTGCGCTGGCAGTGGCCGCGCCGGCCGATCTGGGCAAAGTTGAATACGAAAAGGTTGTGGCCGGGCTGAAAAAGCTGGTGGAAAGCCAGCCCGACAAGTTTGACCTGCTGCCCGTCGTCACCGATGCTGATGCCGACAAGATTGACCAACTCCTGGCGCAAAATCCGCACATTTTCCATTTCATCGGCCACGGCCGTTTACCCGCCGGCGACCACACCGAAGGCCAGATTGCTCTGGTGGACGGGATATTCGGTGAAGCCTACTGGGTAGACGCCGACTTTTTCAGCGACTTGCTCAACACCCACCGGCCCGGCGTGGTTGTCTTGCAGGCGTGCGAAGGCGGGATGCTGTCGGCGTCGCAGGCATTTGTGGGCGTGGCCTCGCGCATTGTGCAGCAAAACATTCCGGTGGTGGTGGCGATGCAGTATGAGGTGTCCAACACCACGGCCGTGCGCTTCGCCGTCAAGTTTTACCAAAATCTGGCCGAAGGCTACCCGGTGGACTGGGCGGCGCAAAACGGCCGCCGCGCCATCGCCCTCAACACCCAATACAAATCCCGCGACTTTGCCACCCCTGTCCTGTTTATGCGCGTGGCCGATGGGCAGTTGTTCACCCGGCCGTCCAGCAATTCACAGGGCAGCCCCATGGCCGTTACTCCCGTTGCCGGTGACACAATTGGCGGTCCCCAGGCGCCAGTCCCGCTTACCGCCGAGGCGGCTTCCCTGCCCAAACTCATCGCCGACAAGTTTGATTTAGAGGGAATCCGCACCCTCTGCGAGGCGGTGGGCGTAGACTTTGAGGATTTGGGTTCGCCCAGCAAGACGGCCAAAGCCCAGGACTTATTTGGTAAAGCTGAGCGCATCTATCGTCTGGATGCGCTGGCAAAAGCAATGGTCACAACAACTCCCGGTCTGCTTCCCCACATCAAGGCTAATTTGTACGTCTTTATGGAACGGCTGAAGTCCCGCGAGCTAACGAGCGTATGTCAGGAGTTAAGGCTGGATTGTGTGGCCCTCAAGCTCGATTCGGCCGGACTGCTGGGCTATGAAGCCAACAAATACATTCGCACCGAGCGCACGAAGGGGTTGCAGGATTTTATGGTGAGCAACGGCCGTTACCCCGAACTCGTTCAGGCCGTCAAAAAATACCTCCCCTCAGTAGACTTCACGCTTTTCGAGATGTAA
- a CDS encoding CHAT domain-containing protein, with the protein MFKTLFDDAHERDFSLTHSTEKNRKIILLQLRIDEQALPKLAAYPWEFMRIPTKPGNSIIWVAVDEGIAFSRRRIYVFGQKPITRENKQALRVALVVSLPKPTGEDKLGPIAYDEVLNSLRTLDGEGKIKLLGVVGIAGIQAKPDKINEINRLKPDIWHFIGHGRLVPKKDEKGNDIEVGEIALVDEIDESPFWVDADYVCNILSRRTGLVILQACESGALSQKHPFVGVAATISQQNVPAVVAMQYEVSNSTAKRFIEGFYKSFIEDYYVDRAVQRGRHQITLGPTRFNKRDFATPVVFLSVDNGKVFHFEELPSSQSLSSPQQLPKPIIPREDDFSQIDMTGRFPNVHYVERRNLFRELESRILGTSSVIVLSGPGGNGKTTLARELCKSQRTKEHFTGGILWIELDQRADSVLDGLKILISQLKGQEIKDVTEDIEKAPNTLADLWLSTRLKDRRVLLFIDNAQDENQIRPFLRGGENVVRLVTTRNRTLANRLHNADEISIDQMENKEAEDLLCLGLDRRQIDKNRAGIQDLVNQLEYWPLAIEILNRVLKDRVNVYKQPLTDTLENVRTQINAAGLISVDRDHIISTSIEVSLDWLGAKKFKQKPEERFKELAVFPKNADVPLETLQKLWHTTGGLEASDIDNVCQTLFESSLIVELNFGQKHIRLHDVVQDYLVQNIGSPKNLHAQFLNSFGEQDWSNIPVDDRYLWKHLFHHLKEANHNEEIIATATNLQYLATKILRAGALAVEADLNVAKEIAANESEFLQQRKLLEYLTQGISQYGHILASCNRPEDVLATLYSRFPDDMRKSWSNLQVPYLSPWHPLPDISHPALIRTFQTERFPDLVDVDSGMYCAINSNGEVVVAAARYGDVVVWDATLGIEKHSFNLNEDVSIPKGDIGANPLINDCAINDAGDLIIIAYGNVLILKDNNSGKTRQVLLPQAGVVNACNFISGGHLIVTIAGETCIKTWQLNEDSGHFEEKKSVKLPEINVKSCAVSPDGKFVLLGLINSLKLFDSNDLTEKDTFWGQKEKEDEDILFLDCCLSNNARNVVAVLSDGTIKTWQWDESIISHESFQGHEDAVLSCALNRDGTKLVSTSRDTRVKIWDLEQLGEGVVYEGHTDSVNKCAISDNGLIASVSGGGERRTKLWRSDINEIPVHGTKQERIRANNCVINADRKFVAVATHRGSVTILDTQTGDKLFSLGKSDDPIKGCTISHDGEFIISASFDRRLQTWNIGARTGGNTYFHDGPTNACMLSNDNSFMVSASSDRTLRIWAVSKDGQGQVTLTESIPPLKGHEGAVNSCFISPDDTFIVSASQDKRLGIWESKTGNHVKWLIGHEGVVYACTVGKNFIASASADKTLKIWDAKSYKLRKTLGGEHKERVNGCAFSHDERLLASVSSDRTLRVWQVDSGECLCAIAVDGALYDCKWFLDNESIVAVGSGGTYFFRFNEQ; encoded by the coding sequence TTGTTCAAGACTCTCTTTGATGATGCTCATGAAAGAGACTTTAGCTTAACTCACTCCACTGAGAAAAACAGAAAGATCATTCTTTTGCAGTTAAGGATAGATGAGCAAGCTTTGCCAAAGCTAGCCGCTTATCCGTGGGAGTTTATGCGCATTCCCACAAAACCGGGCAACTCAATTATTTGGGTTGCTGTTGACGAAGGAATTGCTTTTTCTAGACGTCGAATCTATGTTTTTGGACAAAAGCCTATTACCCGAGAAAACAAACAGGCGCTTCGCGTGGCTTTGGTCGTGTCGCTCCCGAAACCTACTGGGGAAGATAAACTAGGCCCTATCGCATATGATGAAGTTTTAAACTCTTTGAGAACGCTAGACGGTGAGGGAAAAATCAAACTACTGGGCGTTGTTGGTATAGCTGGAATTCAAGCCAAGCCCGACAAAATCAATGAGATCAATCGTTTGAAACCGGATATATGGCACTTTATTGGCCACGGTCGATTGGTTCCGAAGAAGGATGAGAAAGGAAACGACATAGAAGTTGGGGAAATTGCCTTAGTCGATGAGATAGATGAAAGCCCTTTTTGGGTTGACGCAGACTATGTTTGCAATATTTTATCTCGCAGAACAGGTTTGGTGATATTACAAGCCTGCGAAAGTGGCGCGTTATCCCAAAAGCACCCTTTTGTCGGGGTAGCTGCCACTATATCGCAACAGAATGTGCCAGCCGTGGTGGCCATGCAGTATGAAGTCTCCAACTCTACAGCGAAGCGATTTATAGAAGGATTTTATAAAAGTTTTATTGAAGATTATTATGTTGATCGGGCAGTGCAGCGTGGACGTCACCAAATTACGCTTGGACCGACGAGGTTCAACAAGCGAGATTTTGCCACGCCAGTTGTGTTTCTTTCTGTGGACAATGGTAAAGTATTCCATTTTGAGGAATTGCCATCATCTCAATCGCTTTCATCGCCTCAACAATTACCAAAACCTATAATACCAAGAGAAGATGATTTTTCACAAATTGATATGACTGGTCGTTTTCCTAACGTGCACTACGTAGAACGTAGAAATTTGTTCCGAGAGCTGGAATCGCGCATTTTAGGTACATCTTCAGTCATTGTGCTTTCAGGTCCGGGCGGTAATGGGAAGACAACTTTAGCCAGGGAATTGTGCAAAAGCCAACGGACAAAAGAACATTTTACCGGCGGCATTTTATGGATTGAACTTGATCAAAGGGCAGATAGTGTACTCGATGGGCTGAAAATATTAATCAGTCAACTGAAAGGCCAGGAAATCAAAGATGTTACCGAGGATATAGAAAAAGCTCCAAATACGCTGGCCGATTTATGGCTTAGTACCCGGTTAAAAGATCGAAGGGTTCTTTTGTTTATTGATAATGCGCAGGATGAAAACCAGATCCGTCCATTTTTGCGGGGAGGGGAAAATGTTGTTCGTCTTGTAACAACCCGCAACAGAACATTAGCAAACAGATTGCATAATGCTGATGAAATAAGCATTGACCAAATGGAGAATAAAGAAGCGGAAGACCTACTATGTCTAGGACTGGATCGGCGGCAAATTGATAAAAATAGAGCTGGAATTCAGGATTTGGTTAACCAATTAGAATATTGGCCATTAGCAATAGAAATCCTGAATAGAGTCTTGAAGGATCGCGTTAATGTCTATAAACAACCCTTAACTGACACATTAGAAAATGTGCGAACTCAAATCAACGCAGCAGGCCTAATTTCAGTCGATAGGGATCACATTATCTCTACGTCAATAGAGGTTAGTTTAGATTGGTTAGGTGCCAAAAAATTTAAACAAAAACCAGAAGAGCGATTCAAAGAATTGGCTGTTTTTCCTAAAAATGCAGATGTTCCTTTAGAAACCCTTCAAAAATTGTGGCACACAACGGGGGGGCTTGAGGCATCAGATATTGATAATGTTTGCCAGACTCTCTTTGAGTCATCATTGATTGTAGAGCTTAATTTTGGTCAAAAGCACATTCGCTTGCATGATGTTGTTCAAGATTATTTGGTACAAAATATAGGCAGCCCTAAAAATCTACACGCCCAATTTCTCAATTCTTTCGGAGAACAGGATTGGTCAAATATACCTGTCGATGATCGCTACTTATGGAAACATTTATTTCATCATCTTAAAGAGGCAAACCATAATGAGGAGATTATAGCTACTGCTACCAACTTACAGTATCTGGCAACTAAGATTTTGAGAGCTGGCGCGTTAGCTGTAGAAGCTGACTTGAATGTGGCAAAGGAAATAGCGGCCAACGAATCAGAATTCCTCCAACAAAGGAAGCTTCTGGAATATTTAACGCAGGGTATTTCTCAGTATGGTCATATTTTGGCAAGCTGTAACCGCCCAGAAGATGTGTTAGCTACTTTGTATAGCCGATTTCCAGATGATATGAGGAAATCATGGAGTAATCTCCAAGTCCCATACTTATCACCGTGGCACCCTTTGCCGGACATCTCACATCCCGCTTTGATTCGTACGTTTCAGACAGAACGATTCCCTGACTTAGTGGATGTGGATTCTGGTATGTATTGTGCGATTAATTCTAACGGAGAAGTTGTGGTTGCTGCTGCCAGATATGGAGATGTCGTCGTATGGGACGCCACTCTTGGGATTGAAAAACATTCGTTCAATCTAAATGAAGACGTGTCAATCCCCAAAGGAGACATTGGAGCCAATCCATTGATCAACGATTGCGCGATTAATGACGCCGGTGATTTGATAATCATTGCGTATGGTAATGTCCTGATATTAAAAGACAATAACAGTGGCAAAACCAGGCAAGTTTTGTTACCTCAAGCTGGAGTAGTGAATGCGTGTAATTTTATCAGCGGTGGTCATTTAATTGTTACTATTGCCGGGGAGACATGCATAAAAACCTGGCAGCTAAATGAAGATTCTGGCCATTTTGAAGAAAAGAAATCGGTAAAACTGCCTGAAATAAATGTCAAGTCTTGCGCCGTTTCGCCGGATGGTAAGTTTGTATTGCTTGGATTAATTAACAGCCTGAAATTGTTTGATTCTAATGATCTAACCGAAAAGGATACATTTTGGGGTCAAAAAGAAAAAGAAGACGAAGACATATTATTTCTTGACTGTTGTCTGAGCAACAATGCGAGAAACGTTGTTGCAGTGCTAAGCGATGGAACTATTAAAACTTGGCAATGGGACGAATCGATAATAAGCCATGAAAGTTTCCAAGGTCACGAAGATGCCGTTTTGAGCTGTGCTTTAAATCGTGACGGGACAAAGTTGGTTTCAACTTCACGGGACACTCGCGTTAAGATTTGGGATTTAGAGCAACTTGGTGAAGGGGTGGTTTATGAAGGGCACACGGATTCAGTAAATAAATGCGCAATCAGCGATAATGGGTTGATCGCATCTGTATCTGGAGGTGGAGAACGAAGAACAAAGTTGTGGCGCAGCGATATCAATGAAATACCTGTTCATGGAACCAAGCAAGAACGAATTCGTGCGAACAACTGTGTAATAAATGCTGACAGGAAATTTGTTGCTGTTGCTACACATAGGGGTTCTGTGACTATTCTAGACACACAGACTGGCGATAAACTGTTCTCTCTTGGCAAATCAGATGATCCCATCAAGGGTTGTACAATCAGTCACGATGGTGAGTTCATCATTTCAGCCTCGTTCGATCGCCGGTTACAAACATGGAATATTGGGGCGCGAACAGGGGGAAACACTTATTTTCATGACGGACCGACAAATGCTTGTATGTTAAGTAATGACAACTCTTTTATGGTGTCGGCTTCGTCTGATCGTACGCTTAGGATTTGGGCGGTCAGTAAAGATGGTCAGGGGCAGGTCACATTAACAGAGAGCATTCCGCCGTTAAAAGGACACGAAGGAGCAGTCAATAGCTGTTTTATTAGCCCAGACGATACGTTCATAGTGTCAGCTTCCCAAGACAAACGGTTAGGAATTTGGGAATCGAAAACGGGAAACCATGTCAAGTGGCTTATCGGGCATGAAGGGGTCGTGTATGCCTGCACGGTCGGTAAAAACTTTATTGCTTCGGCCTCAGCGGACAAAACGTTAAAGATTTGGGATGCAAAAAGTTACAAGTTAAGAAAAACACTAGGTGGAGAACACAAAGAAAGAGTCAATGGTTGTGCCTTTAGTCACGATGAGCGTTTGTTGGCATCTGTATCTTCTGATCGAACTCTTAGAGTTTGGCAGGTTGATTCGGGCGAATGTTTGTGTGCTATTGCTGTAGATGGCGCTTTATATGATTGCAAATGGTTTCTAGATAACGAATCAATAGTTGCAGTTGGTTCTGGCGGCACTTATTTTTTTCGTTTTAATGAACAGTAG